The Capsicum annuum cultivar UCD-10X-F1 chromosome 3, UCD10Xv1.1, whole genome shotgun sequence genomic sequence ACTTATCCTCCATCAGTGTTTGAAGTTTGtataaaatacttaaataggAGGTGTACTTGGTTTTACAAGAAGGAAAAAGATTgtcctttttttctcaaataatataATCTTATCAAAAAGGTTTTAAGAAAAAAGCAGAAATTATAGCTGTCGTGCTGCCAGGCCTTTGCTTGCAAAAGGTAATGAGTGCCAGGCACAGATCACAAGATCAGGAATTGGTTCTTTATTGACTCGGGCCTATAAGTGGAGAAGGATAGCGGGGTAGGGCCATTATTCTTGAGTTTTGAAGTTGAAACAACTGCTTTCTTGGTCAtccgaaaaagaaaaagaaattaaagctgTCTTATTATTTCCACTTATATTAGAGCTCCCTCTTCACATTAAAACTGGGGATGTATTTCTTATAATACAATTCGTTCGCCAATTGTACATACATTCCTGGCTTGGCATTAAATTGCATGATCTTTTATCAGATTCAGTGCTTTGAAAACTTACTGGACTAGTAAAAATATGCAGTAATTAGCCTCAGTACAACAACTTAAGACAGGTAATGGTACACTTATTATTGATCATGTAGTGTGAAGTCTATATATGCTTCTGGAGAGACCAAATATTCATGGTCATTCCGTAACTTTGATCATATTACATGGTGTCTAGAATGATTTCATAGGAAAGGCAAATAGTCGGTTATTATTCTTATAGTTAATGTAGCATTTTCTTAATAAACGATGCTACCTGAACTTCTTAGTATTTGTAGCGTCTTTGGTTTCTTCAGGAACAGCAAACACTCTAGCATTTATATTCTCATAAGGCAATTTCTGCTTAATATTTTAATGCTTCTCAGAAATACTTTGAGTTTCCCATAGATAAATACGTAGGTGTCCTCTCTGTTTCAAATGTCAAAAAGTTAAAGAGAAGTTAAAGTTCTTCGTTTCTTACTAGCCAGTTCCTTCTAGTTTGACAATGCTACTTAAAATCCATTTAGTTCTCAGCAGATGGATAGTGTGCATCTACCCTATCTATCTCTTAATGTCGGCTTCCAAGGCAAGGAACTGTGCTTGAACAAATTTTGAGTCTTCGACTCTAATTGAGTTTCCAACTTAAATTTAGAAGCCCGGTCagtgaggattcatatagctGACCCCAACTTGTTTGAGACAGAGGCGTCATTGTTGATTCTAGTTGATTCTCTGTGTCACCTGGGAAATTATGGGCTTTCGAAAGAGCTCttgtaaattattaaaattgaCTGTCATATTTAGCTtctcttgagccgggggtctatcagaaacaacctctctacttcttcggaggtagcggtatggactgcgtacatttcaccctccccagacctcactgtgtgggaatatactgggttgttgttgttgttgttgttgactatcATATTTAGCTTTCTTGCCTAAGATTTTGATTCCGATGCCTGAAAAGGATCTAGGTTTCTTTTGTCTGCTCTGTACATGTGCCTGCACTCCTGTGGCCTCCTGGATGCCTCTTAGTTTATTGGTTATCGAGAAAAGAATCTTTTCAGGTAGAGCTTTAATTCCATATCTGCATTTGCTTTTCCTTACAGGGATTGTGGGTACGCCTTGTGAATTTGGGACAAACTGATGATCCTCTTTCCTCCTTTGAATATGGAACTATCCTTGGTATTTTTCATAATATCCCAGAATTATTTGCTTTTATGGTTAATGCTGGTATATTCTATATTTTGCTGTCCTAGCAAGAGCAGAAGAGGCTAATTGGCTGaatatttttgtgttcttgatcAGCATTGATTGAGTCGGATGCAGAAGGAATTGGTGGTAGTGGCTTCGTTGAATGTATAAGAGAGCACATTCATTCAGTACGTAGCTTCAAATCAGTGTTGTTATCTAATCATTTGACATGTTTTGTGCACTGACTTGCGCGCTCTGCTCCACACATTCATAGGGTTTGAACTGTCAATTGTCAGAGGAGCAGTTTATTGCAGTCAAAGAACTGGTAAAGTGACACTTCAactctgcttttttttttttcatttgattgAAGTATTTGAGACAATCGCTGACTACTTCATTTGGGAAAAAGTGATAAAAGGGAGAAGAGCATCTTAATACgttgattaaaaaataatcttaTATGCAATGTGACTTATTTTGCGAATTTCATTTCCTACTTTGAAGTGATACTGGTGACAATTTTCTTCAGCAACCCTTCTGAGATGACATTTTAATTTGATTtacagttctttttttttttgaaaaataatttgatttaCAATTCTATGCCAGACCTTACCTGTCACTAGAAATATACAAGCTACAATCCTAAGTATTCCCTCtttcaattagttggccaagagCTCAGCAGGAGCATTCATGGACTCCACTTGTCTAACAGACTTTTATGTAACTGCAGCTGAAAACAACCATTAATCTTGCTACGTCTAGGAATGACATGGCAACTGTCAGAGATGCCCTGGAAGTCTCAGCAGAAAtgtacaagaaggatatgaacaATGTCTCGGACTATGTTCAACGACATCTTCGTTCTCTTTCTATCTGGGAGGAGCTACGGTGTGTTTCTGTCAACTAATAATACATCATAATTCGATGTGTCAAAAAATACGTCATTAGTTGAGGTCTTTTTCTGGTGTCATGTTAAATTACACAGAACAATTATGGTAACAATAAGATTAAACATGTCAATATATGACCAATCAAAGGCGCCTATGCGTGATGTGTGGGTTAGCGCGCATCACGGATTCGAACCTTGTTGCAAACAAAAACCTAGTAGTATTTAAGTGGATGAGGGTCGAGGAAGGGCCCACTACCTATCGAGTTTCAGAACTTGCTTTTTTGGCCCTTGGTATTTCTcagttataaaaaaatatatgaccaATCAAACTATTCTTTCTGGAATTCACCCCTATGTTCTTCGAATTTCCAGATGCTATTTCCTTCATATTTTCTTTAGAGATTcatcataaattttattttgatcatCTTAATAGAATTATTGATTAGATTATAAAATTTAGCTTCCACAAGTTTCTACTAACTAATAACTGGAACGTTGAACAATTAGCTTAACTCAATGGTTAAAGGGTGAACTttgtcctttttcctagtaaTCACCATGCCTAGATTACAAGGGTGTCTTTATATATTGTCTGGTGGTTATTTAAATGGAACTAAGACTGAGGTTCATAAGttgtttaaaatttttcttttttccttgttCTTTGATAGTCTTTCACAGTTCGAGGAATCTGTATGAGGTTTCTGACTGACATCTCCACCTTCATTTTGCAGTTTCTGGGAAGGATACTTTGATTGTCTTCTGGACCGTTATTCTAGCAAGTAAGCAATTTATTTTTCTATCCGCTGTACAAGTTTATATTACACCCATAGTGATCTGAATGTTCCATTTTGGCATATTAACAAGTCTTACCTTGTTTTCCTTTTCAATGACAGTTATTTGGATTGTTAATAATTTCCCTAGATGAATTAGTGAAGCTAAACATGTAAACTACAAAATACGTGTCATAAGCTGAATTGCAGCATATATTTTGTAGACAGTTCAAAATTCCACATCTCATACATAAAAGGAATTCCCACAGAATCAAAGATAAGAAGTTTGTATGAAGTAACCTGCCTAAGTGACAATACAATATAGGAAGAAAATTTGTCTTACAGGTACTATTTTACAAAAAGAAGGTTCTTCTGAGAGATATTAAGGCAAGGGAGAGTTGATGGGACGGTGCACATGTTACAACGTGCCTAATTTTTAAATATTGGGTATAAATTCTCATTACctttgtcaaaaaaaataaaaaatctccccGTATGTCGGTGAAGAAAAGCATTTGAAATGTTTGTAGTACTTGTTGAAACATGCTTTGCATGTGCTTTAAAGCCATTAAAAGCCTATGTTTTTTTTGTTGGTCTACATTCTTATTGTAGTTTGTCAagttttctattattgttattcaTGTATCCAATAATATTGTTAAAGAAACTACTAAGCTGTGAAACATCTTCAACCTATGTCTGAGTAATATGATACTTTAGATTAAACCGATGCTTATGCACTACTTCCCCAGAAACAATGCAGTCCCATGGTCTTGGCATCACTTCCTTAACAAGCCTATAGGCGTGGTTGCTGCCATTTTCAATTTTACTTAGGTTTGactaaaaaagggaaaaaatagagGAGAAAGATGACTATGTGACATTCATATCTATGTTCTCTTTTTGTCAGGTCAACCAATTATGCAACGTTGGTGACAACACAGCTCATTGTTGTGGCTACTCACATGGTACATCTTACCCCCATTGTAAAGTAGAAAGTTATTCCACCCAATTGCTTTTGGGATGATATTTTCTCTTCCCTTATTTTTTTGAAGGCTGGCCTTGGACTTCATGACACTGATGCATGGTACATGATTGAAACAATAGCTGGAAAAAACAACATTGGGTACAAGCACATCGTGAGTTATATTAGACTCTTTCTCATGCCTTTAGTCCCCTCCTCTCTCCCTTTTGCTGTTATGCTGTGGAGATGTTTCTGTAAGTTTGCCATGTTAATTTTTGCCTATTATTACTTGTAAAAACGGAAGGTAGCCTATGGCATTTCTAGCTGTTTCTTGCTGTAGTTGTGTAAATCTAACACAATATGATTTGCTGTTACACCTTATAAAAAAGATGATTTGCTGTTATCAATTATACACCTAGTGTCGTGTCTTTCCTAGAGATAGGTTTTCTACCTTTTGGCATACTTCTTGCATCCTTGTGCATTTTTGGCTCAAACAGCAGTGAAATATagttataaaaaagaaattgatttgctATTATCAAGTTATACACTTATTATTGCCATATAAAGACATTTAgatgttaatatatatatatagaaactataAGTGAATTTCTGAATGCTCTTTACTATATTGAGTCTCTCATTGAGCCATGGAAGGAGAAACTGATAATATATTGCATGCCTCCATTTCAAGTAGTGACCAATCCGCCTTGGTGACACCCCATGCTTCTTTTTTGGAATCTCTCCTCCTAAAACCAATCATATAACACCCTTTGTAAGTAcaaccaacaaaaaaaaataaattagacagGCTAGTTAGCTCCCTTTTTATCCTGGATCCGTAATGCAGGAGTCCTCTTACTGGGTGACAGTTTTTGGTCTTCTCATTTGATTTTAACCCACGACTTATTTGTCATAgttaaaaattactaaaataatcaCAAGTTGTCACGCagattattatgttatttttacgtGCGCTATGAGAATCACTGAAGAATATGTTAGCTGTTGACGAAGATGTGCTCTACTTTATTTTTGGCTCACTACCTGTGGAACTTCTGGACCACATTGTTATTCCATTGTCGGTTTCTTACAGCCTTGTAGGTCCATATTAGTAAAAGTTGGTAGCATTTGCATGCTTTAAGCATGTTTTTTGCTCAAAGCACTTGACACTAAATTGAGAACAAGTTTtcgagaaaagaaaagaaaggctTCGATGTTGCTAATCTTTCTTTCTTAATCTGTTGTTTTTCTAATTTATTGTCAGATAAAACTCCGTGGATATTTGTCCCATGTCCGGCTTATGTTTGTTGGTTACTGGGGAATCCACTCAGTTAAGTTACAATCTGCATCTACCTTGGGATTGCCTTCCCCGCGAGCACAGGATGCATCTGATGGTGCTCAACAACCTGCTGAGGCATCTGGTATCGGAAGAAGCTGGGTCCAGAGCATGTTCAGCAGGGATACGTCAATAAGAGCCAAGTCTTTCGGTCGTGTTGGCACTTGGACTTCTGATAGTGGTAACTTAGGCATGTAGATTCCTTCGATTATGCCCATTGTGTTTCCTCTCTATATTGCATGCTGAGATTTGTTTGTCTACTAATTTCAGCTTCAAGCGAGAATGGGACTTCTCGAAAACAAGATCTATCAGCAGCTGGACAAAAGAAAATGCAGACCAGCATCCGTACATTAAGGGGTCATAGTGGTGCTGTTACTGCTCTGCATTGTGTGACAAAAAGAGAGGTTTGGGATTTAGTTGGCGACCGAGAGGATGCCGGTTTCTTTATTAGTGGAAGCACAGATTGCATGGTAAATATACGAATTATTGAGTTTGGATGTTTGCTTATAATTATCTTTTTCGTGGTCCAGTTTGTGCCTTATGCTGTAAGACccaataatttctttatttagttgtGAGATACCGTATTTCTAGTTTTAGAAATTCCTAATTTGCCTTTATTGAATATTGGGATGATATGGATTCATTAGAGAAGTACAAATACAGATGACACATGGAACTGACTCCAACTAGTTTGATATTGAGCCATAATGATAATGATTTCCATCCATATTTCCTTCTGCTGTAGCTTCCAACCACACACACACTCTGCGCACCGGCACATTTGTTTGTTTATGCGTGTATAATATATATTCTATTAAACCAATTGTTTATACCCTCCCATTAGAAATTGCACGCATTTAATGCTCTCATAGGAACATGGAAAACTAATATTGAAGAGAAACAAGAGTCAACCATGTAGTGCTTAAATGAGTTACCTATTTTGTGTGATATGATTATATTGTAGAGACAGAGAGCAGCAGTAGCAAATTCAAGTGTGTGTTCTTGTTTTGCCGTTTCAGTTATTGCTCTGCAAAAATTATGCAGGTTAAGATCTGGGATCCTAGCCTTCGTGGTGCTGAACTTAGGGCTACTCTGAAAGGGCACACAAGGTAGATTATATGAACTTTCTTCTCATTGCTGGTGATTAGCTTATTGTTGTCAACTATCACAATAGTTTGATTATCTCTTTCATTTTCCCCACTTTAAGTTAAATATAAGAGAGAATTTCTCAATTCCTTCTtttagtttctttaattttttcatccGTCGTCTTTATAGGACTGTTAGGGCAATTAGTTCTGACCGAGGAAAGGTGGTATCAGGATCCGATGATCATTCTATTCTTGTATGggataaacaaacaacacaaCTACTTGAAGAATTGAAGGGCCACAATGCACAGGTTTCATTCAATCTCTTCACGTTGGATGTACTCAATCCTTTTGTTCGATGTTCTGTAGAGAATGTCTCTTTGATTGGCAGTTTTTCTTGCGTTTTGGcatgtagtttttttttgttatgaacTTCAAAGCAATGAGCAAGCGCAGAATGTGGTGTAATTTAACATTAAGGAAAAGTAAAATCTCAAACTGAACTGTACAGTTTTGTGCCATTGCTAATGAACTGAAATGGTATTGAAATGGAATATAGACTAAGCAGGAACCTAAGTTGTTTGGTATCTCTATAGTTCTTGCATAATTTTATCAGTCTTGATTTTATCATTTCACTAATGACAATAATTCCCACTTCATTTCTTCTTAAGCATCTCATTAAGATGTCCAGTTACATTTATCATCTGCGTATGATGTGTAGATGTAACGAAATGTAACCCTTCTGGTGAACTCATCATTGTACCAAATCACTATCTCTTCTTGTAGGTCAGCTATGTGCGCATGCTTTCAGGTGAACGTGTCCTTACTGCTGCCCATGATGGGACTGTAAAGATGTGGGATGTAAGAACAGATACTTGTGTTGCTACGGTGGGCCGTTGCTCTGGTGCTGTTCTTTGCATGGAGTATGACGACTCTACAGGAGTCTTAGCTGCTGCAGGCCGAGATGCGTATGTTACTTCTATCAGCattttaaacaatattttcaTTGTATTCATCTAAAATATCATGTAAATCTGCTTTTTACCACTTAAAATGTTATACTTAGGGGTCATTAAATTTGAGGGGAAAGgaaaattaattttctaattttgaagGGAATGGAAAATTAATCTACTTATAAAATTCTGCACTATTTGTGCGGCGTTTATTTCCTGGTTAGAACTTTGtattactattgtgatctccACATGATTAACATGATGTTTTATTTCTGGTATTAACCTGAGCAAAATTTTTTGTGGAGTTCAAATTGAAAATGAAATGTAGTAGTACTAATACTATAATAACTTATGCTGGACTCTGTGTATTACTTTTATATGAGATAGAATGTGGAATAGGGATTTGTATTAGCAATACGTGGATAAGAGTATCTAAAAACAAAGATTTCCTTAAAGTAGGCTTTTCCCACACAGTAATCTATGTGTTACTATTGTTTTTTAATGTATAATAATCCATGCATTATTATGCACCACATggaatccataaaattttatttactgCTTTacaatccctgcattataaacCTGATAACTTACTCGTGAATCAAATGACTCGTTAGTATATTAGCACAAGACTGACTTCTATGTATTTCCATTTGAAGGGTTGCAAACATTTGGGATGTTCGTGCTGGGAGGCAAATGCACAAGCTTATGGGACATACAAAATGGATAAGGTCAGAGAGGGTTCAGATTTATTATCTTCTTCGTTTCTGCTGCTCTTATATGATAATTAATGGAACTTGTAATCTCAAACAGATCAATTAGAATGGTTGGAGACACGGTGATAACAGGTAGTGATGATTGGACGGCACGAATCTGGTCTGTTTCTAGAGGACAATGTGATGCAGTGCTAGCTTGTCATGCTGGTCCAATTTTATGTGTGGAGTATTCTTCAGCGGACAAAGGGATAATAACAGGTCATGATCAATAAGTAAAGAAGTATTCTATTCTGAATTTCCTTTTACTGTTTCTCtgggtattattatttttcatcagTTGGTTGATCAAAATCTTGAATGGTACGCTCTAAAGCATGATAAAAATGCTCTCAGGTTCAAGCGATGGTCTTCTGCGGTTCTGGGAAAATGATGATGGTAAGCATCGTCTCTCatgaaaattgatttttaattccTCTGAATACCCACTCTGTCCCCAACTTACTGGACAATTAGTAATACGTAGTTTAATGTAACTGGGAAAACATTGAATTGCATGTAAATCCATCCATTGTAGTTTATTTTCATCATAGTGAAGCtgtttccccttcttcctaacTACTCATTAAAAACATCTGAATCCTGACTCCTTCATGGAGTTTGGCAAATCAAATTGTTCAGACAAATAGTCCGTGACGCCTTCATGAGTtgggcatgatatggagcagttacagcttacggaggacatgaccttTGATAGgaaggaaggtgtggaggatgcggattagggtagagtgTTAGGGGGTGGGAGTACGTCGGTAACAATAGGGGAGCATTCTTTATTggtgtctgaagtttcttgttcgtggtatTTAGTGATTTCTATGGTTTTGGAtatatagtttttagtattatcttgtggctctAGTATGATCTTTGTGGTTagcgttgttagtttattttgcatactgtacaaGTTTATaagcatttatgttttgtgtttgttatattgttattggttCTAAGCCGAGGGtcatcggaaacaacctctctacttcacctgaggtaatggtatggtctgcgtacattctaccctccccagaccccattgggtgggaacacactgggtgtgttgttgttgctgtAGAAACTAATCTCCTTTTATTAGCATCAGTCTCGTAGTTTCTTGTCTGCCGGCTTTGTTTCGTTTTTCCTATTATTTGTTAGGTATTCTTTTCTCCTGTAATTTTTTTCCAAACTTGCTTTGATATGCattacttgagccgagggtctttcagaaacaacctctctatctctacgaGGTAAGGGTAAGGAAAGTATGACAAAcaaattgaagaggagagagtaatatgttgtaagttattaATGGCATCTCTTTTACAAAGGTGAGATCTTTCCTGTGTAATATTAAGGATAGTACAACTCCTCTCGACCTTTGTTGTCAAAGGCACTCTTAAGCCCTGAAGCGAGACACAAAACATGGAGTGCTTCGCTTCGCTTAATGTGCGCTTCAATGTCATTATCAAGCTTCCAGGATATACTTATGCTTGTTGCCAATAATCGTCTCCTAAAGAGGcgacactaaacaattgatatttcagtTAATCACAATTTTTGTCAGCTTCTTTGTCCTATATATTCATGCTCttaattattagtcttggactaacaatatgtatttgtaaattTTCTCCATTTGCGCCTTTTTCCATTAAAGCCCACGTGTTATCTACGCTTAAAGCCCCAACGGACCTTAGAGCTTTTTTGCGTTTTTCACTTTTGATAACATTAGGCCCAAcctatcttttctttctttgttataaAAGAAACCGGAACTCtctttgttgattttgatttatgGAATTGTTCAAATTTTTTGGGACATTCTAAAGCTGGGAAGCATGAATCGTAGTCATAAGTTTAAAAAACTTGTATTcgttaaataaattttttagctGATGGAAGTTTTTCTTGCACACCACCCTTCCCAGGCCCCATTGTTGGATTACCCCGAGTATTTTTTTGCTGTAACGACATTATATCAGAAACCTATCCTCATTTTAATGTAGACTTGTAATGCGACAAGTTTGATATTTCAAGGTATTCTTACCTTCACGAGAATTCAGAGTTTTCTCAATGAATTGAAACTGATTGTGATTTATTAACTGTCATGGCTAACACATCAGACTTTACATATCCATTTGAGCAATCTGATCTTAGATCTCTGCACATGTATGGGGTTTACTTTTTTACTGGCTGCCATCTTCAATATTGATTGTCATTTGTCAGTTGtgttattaaaatttaaaatttatcaagCAACACAATCGCGCAATATTTTATATACATCATGCTTCTAttagatgcttggaggtgagtggggtaccgGTGGCGTATATtagagcaatcaaggacatgtataatGGAGCTAAGACTCAGGTGAGAAcgacgggaggagactcagagcatttccctgtcttgacagggttgcaccatgGTTccactcttagcccgtttttgtttgctttggtgatggatgtgttgacgcggcgtattcaaggagaggtgccttagtgtatgctttttgcagatgatgatgttttgattgatgagacgcggggggaatgataaattagaggtttggagacagacccttgagagcagaagcaagacaggaTATtcggaatgcaagtttaatgacgtgaggcaggAAGACGAGGTGATAGTAAGATTGGATTCCCAGACGGTGGGTTAgaggatagtttcaagtatctgggatCCATGATCCAGGGGAAtgatgagattgacgaggatgtctcccaccgttttggggcgggatggatgaagtgaaagctcTCCTCGGGGGTGTTATGTGAtaggaaggtgccgcccaagcttaaaggcaaattctacagggtggcagtccgtccggccatgttgtatggagcggaatgttggccagtcaagaactctcacattcgaaaattgaaggtggcggaaatgcggatgttgcgttggatgtgtgggcttaatagggtgatagagttcgaaatgagactattAGGGAaaaggaagatctggaggacgcggattaaggtagaaggctagtgccagtttgAGTCGTTGGGGTAGGGCGTTACTTGGTAGATGTATTATTCTTGCTAGGACActttgttgcatgctttattacgaatgtgtttactattctttatttattattccttgtgggtggAGTATttatgtcttgacatcttgttccatgctttattaagtatttatttattactccttgtcttgagctgggggtctatcagaaacagccttctacttctcctgaagtagtggtatggactgcgtacatcttacccccccaaaccccactatgtgggaatacactgggtttgttgttgttgttgcatgcttCTAGCTTTCCTGGACATTTGATATTTGGAGTGCTCCACAGGGATGAGTGGGCGATGAACTGGTTGTTTGAATAAGTAAAACTGTTCTTTTTATATCTAGGTGGCCTAAGGTGCATAAAGAATGTCACTATCCATACTGCTTCAATATTGTCCATCGATGCTGGGGAACACTGGTTAGGAGTAGGGGCTGCCGACAATTCAATGTCTCTCTTTCACCGTCCTCAGGAGAGGCTAGGTGGCTTCTCTAATGCTGGTTCAAAGATGGCCGGATGGCAGCTCTACAGAACTCCTCAGAAAACAGCTGCAATGGTATGTCTTTTTGAGATAATGGTCAAGAACACATCTGAATTATACTTTCTCGCAAGTTTCACACCCCAACTATCTGTTCGTCTCTTTTCCTAGCTGAACCATCACCATCTATGTAGTAAAACACACCTCAAAGCTGATTAGGTCAATTATGAGTTGCTCCTTTTTTTCTAGAACTATCACAATCGACTCAACTAGATGTGTTTTAATACATAGATGGTGATACTTTAGGTAGGAAAAGATAATAACTCATAATTGGGGTGTGGAAAGAGAGTTTCGTTGACCATGATCTCTTTCGTTTTTGGTTGTACCAGTCATAAACTTTTTTTAGTCCCTTCTCTAAGTTGACATTCATAAAAAAACACATCTTATGAATCAAGGAGCGAgctataataattttaaaaatgctCCCAGGCACTAATTTTGAGGTATGAACTTGAGTTACTTTTGAATTAGTGGAGCAACTTCGGCGGTCCGTCTGATCACCAGAAAACACTTTTCTTCAGTCTCCGCTATTCctgttttagttttttcttttctaaattcgTTTTTCTTGCCTTGCAAAACATCGGCTGCAGtattaaatgatttataatttgcTCTAACTTTTTATGTCATCATCTTTTATCTTCAGGTACGATGTGTGGCTTCTGACCTTGAAAGGAAAAGGATTTGTAGTGGTGGACGCAATGGATTGCTTCGACTGTGGGATGCTACTATAAACATCTGAAAAGGTTTTAATTGATGATCAAGAAGGCTCCAGGTTAAGCTGGTGAACTCTGTCTCACATGGTAAGGGTGACTCTTGCATTTACCAAGGGATTGTGTGTATAAGATCTCTGTTTGGTTCCGCTAGTCACTATGTGCAAGTATTGTACATGTATTCCGTGTATGTCTTGATAAGATCTGTATTCAAAAGGATAGATAAACTTTTACTCTTATGAATTCTTGAACATTTATCTGATTTAcaaaatttctttctttcaaaacatTTAGCTCGATGAATTTATAGGGGCATCCTTCTAAGAATGACGAGCAACTATTTCTGTAAATTTTTTTTGGCACTAAAAGTCCAGCATCTCTCTTTGCTTTTGCCCTGAAACATTGAactgtttttttttaatactaATGTATGCCAATATGTTaaattgattcaaattaaaagaCATGAAGAAAACAAGCATATTCTCAAGATTAACTCCCAAAAGAATATGATATAATGAAGAAACAAGCATCATGGATTTCGAGCCACAAGTGGTGCAAGGTAAATTAATATGTATGTTCCCAAACGTTTACAGTATCTCAAACCAGAAGCAGATGACATTAGAACGCCGTAGAGCATGCTTCTATTCTATCTGGAGTTGGTCAAGGGACTGTTGTCGGCCAATCTGTTAACGCGTCCCATGCGGAAATATGGCAAGTGCCACCTTGTCCCAGGACATCGCATGGAGAATTAAAC encodes the following:
- the LOC107861902 gene encoding DENN domain and WD repeat-containing protein SCD1 isoform X2: MARIFEYFVVCGIGTEIRTLDGNRGYHGAGVMYMPSFLDQYPPSNHTLYPPPPPQLPTCVLPAGVEFYGSGFDSNDPSTFPRSYPIVLTEGDASKIYVSCIAFRDPVCEDIAEAYRIPVNSYADKCICLVSRSPSFQILRDALEEIFVLCFSSSGSSKPLWDVIAYSVSNVPLPTPGKDRVLFAIENSLLSVEVPPKEGLPHADISFQPLLQCLDVDNVILLFTAVLLERRILLRSNMYSLLTLVSEAICHLIYPFRWQHVYIPLLFFSGVDYIDAPTPYMMGLHSGVDTYGLTMDGVVIVDLEHNRITTTEEIPPIPEPEYSTLRGEVMKLLHPNVVGIDQMKASRANVSDQYPRGGNRPWGEEHNIQLRFTFLKFFASILGGYRNFIENTATQVFNSQAFLKKRSRSTNQPPDPMISQFLDSQGFLDYLERGLGSEENNNNLLDKLQDAIGRGQNPLSVLPSLMAELEIITISDPGVGISGSGAKYCYDRFPANVRTEEQEEKRKQILAAASGALEYSGRHTNSSLSVHAGNDSKAESLSPRERAAERERMVLDIKVKLQGLWVRLVNLGQTDDPLSSFEYGTILALIESDAEGIGGSGFVECIREHIHSGLNCQLSEEQFIAVKELLKTTINLATSRNDMATVRDALEVSAEMYKKDMNNVSDYVQRHLRSLSIWEELRFWEGYFDCLLDRYSSKSTNYATLVTTQLIVVATHMAGLGLHDTDAWYMIETIAGKNNIGYKHIIKLRGYLSHVRLMFVGYWGIHSVKLQSASTLGLPSPRAQDASDGAQQPAEASGIGRSWVQSMFSRDTSIRAKSFGRVGTWTSDSASSENGTSRKQDLSAAGQKKMQTSIRTLRGHSGAVTALHCVTKREVWDLVGDREDAGFFISGSTDCMVKIWDPSLRGAELRATLKGHTRTVRAISSDRGKVVSGSDDHSILVWDKQTTQLLEELKGHNAQVSYVRMLSGERVLTAAHDGTVKMWDVRTDTCVATVGRCSGAVLCMEYDDSTGVLAAAGRDAVANIWDVRAGRQMHKLMGHTKWIRSIRMVGDTVITGSDDWTARIWSVSRGQCDAVLACHAGPILCVEYSSADKGIITGSSDGLLRFWENDDGGLRCIKNVTIHTASILSIDAGEHWLGVGAADNSMSLFHRPQERLGGFSNAGSKMAGWQLYRTPQKTAAMVRCVASDLERKRICSGGRNGLLRLWDATINI